In one window of Tursiops truncatus isolate mTurTru1 chromosome 5, mTurTru1.mat.Y, whole genome shotgun sequence DNA:
- the TMEM175 gene encoding endosomal/lysosomal proton channel TMEM175 isoform X4, which yields MSGPQTPEPALGGRGASSTGSQDEDTADGIQSSHRMLSFSDALLSIIATVMILPVTHTEISPEQEFDKSVQKLLATRIAVYLMTFLIVTVAWVAHTRLFQVVGKIDDTLALLNLACMMSITFLPFTALIVVYAFHCPHLLSPQIERSAHRALYRQHILGIVLRGPALCLAAAGFSLFFYPVSYLLMATVIFLPYVSKVAGWCRARLVGPREPPAHSLEIFTFDLHEPLSKERVEAFSDGVYAIVATLLILDIWNLRTSEAKPFSEDNVPDSKDVKAKFHGSLVAALGASGPHFLAYFGSFATVGLLWFAHHSLFLHIRKATQPMGLLNTLSLAFVGGLPLAYQQTSAFARRPHDELESVRVSCAIIFFASIFQFAIWTTALLQGGETLQPSVRFGGREHAFMFAKLVLYPCASLLAFACTCVLSSFSTAIFHAMQIAVPFTFLLLRLLVRLALAGLRGLRGLRGLARPTHTRPVPGATDDAQSPLLPAPC from the exons ATGTCTGGGCCCCAGACCCCAGAGCCGGCCCTAGGTGGGCGGGGAGCCTCCTCCACGGGCTCACAGGACGAGGACACGGCTGACGGGATCCAGAGCTCGCATCGCATGCTCAGCTTCAGCGACGCGCTTCTGTCCATCATTGCCACCGTAATG ATCCTGCCTGTGACCCACACGGAGATCTCCCCGGAACAG GAGTTTGACAAGAGTGTCCAGAAACTTCTAGCGACGAGGATCGCTGTGTACCTGATGACCTTCCTCATCGTGACCGTGGCCTGGGTGGCACACACGAG ATTGTTCCAGGTTGTTGGGAAGATAGACGATACGCTTGCCCTGCTTAACCTG gcctgcaTGATGAGCATCACCTTCCTGCCGTTCACG GCGCTGATCGTGGTCTACGCCTTCCACTGCCCCCACCTGCTGAGCCCCCAGATCGAGCGCTCGGCCCACCGGGCCCTCTACCGGCAGCACATCCTGGGCATCGTTCTCCGGGGCCCGGCGCTGTGCTTGGCTGCGGCCggcttctccctcttcttctacCCAGTG TCGTACCTGCTGATGGCGACAGTCATCTTCCTGCCCTACGTCAGCAAGGTCGCCGGCTGGTGCAGAGCCAGGCTTGTGG GCCCCAGGGAGCCCCCGGCTCACAGCCTGGAGATCTTCACCTTTGACCTGCACGAGCCGCTCAGCAAGGAAAGGGTGGAGGCCTTCAGCGACGGGGTGTACGCCATTGTGGCCACGCTGCTCATCCTGGACATCTG GAACCTGAGGACCTCGGAGGCAAAGCCCTTCAG TGAGGACAACGTCCCGGACTCCAAGGACGTGAAGGCGAAGTTCCACGGCAGCCTAGTGGCGGCGCTGGGCGCGTCTGGGCCGCACTTCCTGGCCTACTTCGGCTCCTTCGCCACGGTGGGCCTGCTCTGGTTCGCCCACCACTCGCTCTTCCTGCACATCCGCAAGGCCACGCAGCCCATGGGCCTGCTCAACACGCTCTCGCTGGCCTTCGTGGGCGGGCTGCCCCTGGCCTATCAGCAGACGTCGGCCTTCGCGAGGCGACCCCACGACGAGCTGGAGAGCGTACGAGTCAGCTGCGCCATCATCTTCTTCGCCAGCATCTTCCAGTTCGCCATCTGGACCACGGCGCTGCTGCAGGGGGGGGAGACGCTGCAGCCCTCGGTGCGGTTCGGGGGCCGGGAGCACGCGTTCATGTTCGCCAAGCTCGTGCTCTACCCCTGTGCCAGCCTGCTGGCCTTCGCCTGCACCTGCGTGCTCAGCAGCTTCAGCACGGCCATCTTCCACGCCATGCAGATCGCCGTGCCCTTCACCTTCCTCCTGCTGCGGCTTCTGGTGCGCTTGGCACTGGCCGGCCTGCGGGGCCTGCGGGGCCTGCGGGGTCTGGCCCGGCCCACACACACCCGGCCGGTGCCTGGGGCCACGGACGATGCGCAGTCCCcgctcctccctgctccctgctaG
- the TMEM175 gene encoding endosomal/lysosomal proton channel TMEM175 isoform X5 translates to MSGPQTPEPALGGRGASSTGSQDEDTADGIQSSHRMLSFSDALLSIIATVMILPVTHTEISPEQEFDKSVQKLLATRIAVYLMTFLIVTVAWVAHTRLFQVVGKIDDTLALLNLALIVVYAFHCPHLLSPQIERSAHRALYRQHILGIVLRGPALCLAAAGFSLFFYPVSYLLMATVIFLPYVSKVAGWCRARLVGPREPPAHSLEIFTFDLHEPLSKERVEAFSDGVYAIVATLLILDIWNLRTSEAKPFSEDNVPDSKDVKAKFHGSLVAALGASGPHFLAYFGSFATVGLLWFAHHSLFLHIRKATQPMGLLNTLSLAFVGGLPLAYQQTSAFARRPHDELESVRVSCAIIFFASIFQFAIWTTALLQGGETLQPSVRFGGREHAFMFAKLVLYPCASLLAFACTCVLSSFSTAIFHAMQIAVPFTFLLLRLLVRLALAGLRGLRGLRGLARPTHTRPVPGATDDAQSPLLPAPC, encoded by the exons ATGTCTGGGCCCCAGACCCCAGAGCCGGCCCTAGGTGGGCGGGGAGCCTCCTCCACGGGCTCACAGGACGAGGACACGGCTGACGGGATCCAGAGCTCGCATCGCATGCTCAGCTTCAGCGACGCGCTTCTGTCCATCATTGCCACCGTAATG ATCCTGCCTGTGACCCACACGGAGATCTCCCCGGAACAG GAGTTTGACAAGAGTGTCCAGAAACTTCTAGCGACGAGGATCGCTGTGTACCTGATGACCTTCCTCATCGTGACCGTGGCCTGGGTGGCACACACGAG ATTGTTCCAGGTTGTTGGGAAGATAGACGATACGCTTGCCCTGCTTAACCTG GCGCTGATCGTGGTCTACGCCTTCCACTGCCCCCACCTGCTGAGCCCCCAGATCGAGCGCTCGGCCCACCGGGCCCTCTACCGGCAGCACATCCTGGGCATCGTTCTCCGGGGCCCGGCGCTGTGCTTGGCTGCGGCCggcttctccctcttcttctacCCAGTG TCGTACCTGCTGATGGCGACAGTCATCTTCCTGCCCTACGTCAGCAAGGTCGCCGGCTGGTGCAGAGCCAGGCTTGTGG GCCCCAGGGAGCCCCCGGCTCACAGCCTGGAGATCTTCACCTTTGACCTGCACGAGCCGCTCAGCAAGGAAAGGGTGGAGGCCTTCAGCGACGGGGTGTACGCCATTGTGGCCACGCTGCTCATCCTGGACATCTG GAACCTGAGGACCTCGGAGGCAAAGCCCTTCAG TGAGGACAACGTCCCGGACTCCAAGGACGTGAAGGCGAAGTTCCACGGCAGCCTAGTGGCGGCGCTGGGCGCGTCTGGGCCGCACTTCCTGGCCTACTTCGGCTCCTTCGCCACGGTGGGCCTGCTCTGGTTCGCCCACCACTCGCTCTTCCTGCACATCCGCAAGGCCACGCAGCCCATGGGCCTGCTCAACACGCTCTCGCTGGCCTTCGTGGGCGGGCTGCCCCTGGCCTATCAGCAGACGTCGGCCTTCGCGAGGCGACCCCACGACGAGCTGGAGAGCGTACGAGTCAGCTGCGCCATCATCTTCTTCGCCAGCATCTTCCAGTTCGCCATCTGGACCACGGCGCTGCTGCAGGGGGGGGAGACGCTGCAGCCCTCGGTGCGGTTCGGGGGCCGGGAGCACGCGTTCATGTTCGCCAAGCTCGTGCTCTACCCCTGTGCCAGCCTGCTGGCCTTCGCCTGCACCTGCGTGCTCAGCAGCTTCAGCACGGCCATCTTCCACGCCATGCAGATCGCCGTGCCCTTCACCTTCCTCCTGCTGCGGCTTCTGGTGCGCTTGGCACTGGCCGGCCTGCGGGGCCTGCGGGGCCTGCGGGGTCTGGCCCGGCCCACACACACCCGGCCGGTGCCTGGGGCCACGGACGATGCGCAGTCCCcgctcctccctgctccctgctaG
- the TMEM175 gene encoding endosomal/lysosomal proton channel TMEM175 isoform X1 — translation MSGPQTPEPALGGRGASSTGSQDEDTADGIQSSHRMLSFSDALLSIIATVMILPVTHTEISPEQEFDKSVQKLLATRIAVYLMTFLIVTVAWVAHTRLFQVVGKIDDTLALLNLACMMSITFLPFTFSLMVAFPEVPLGILLFCVCVMAVGAVQALIVVYAFHCPHLLSPQIERSAHRALYRQHILGIVLRGPALCLAAAGFSLFFYPVSYLLMATVIFLPYVSKVAGWCRARLVGPREPPAHSLEIFTFDLHEPLSKERVEAFSDGVYAIVATLLILDIWNLRTSEAKPFSEDNVPDSKDVKAKFHGSLVAALGASGPHFLAYFGSFATVGLLWFAHHSLFLHIRKATQPMGLLNTLSLAFVGGLPLAYQQTSAFARRPHDELESVRVSCAIIFFASIFQFAIWTTALLQGGETLQPSVRFGGREHAFMFAKLVLYPCASLLAFACTCVLSSFSTAIFHAMQIAVPFTFLLLRLLVRLALAGLRGLRGLRGLARPTHTRPVPGATDDAQSPLLPAPC, via the exons ATGTCTGGGCCCCAGACCCCAGAGCCGGCCCTAGGTGGGCGGGGAGCCTCCTCCACGGGCTCACAGGACGAGGACACGGCTGACGGGATCCAGAGCTCGCATCGCATGCTCAGCTTCAGCGACGCGCTTCTGTCCATCATTGCCACCGTAATG ATCCTGCCTGTGACCCACACGGAGATCTCCCCGGAACAG GAGTTTGACAAGAGTGTCCAGAAACTTCTAGCGACGAGGATCGCTGTGTACCTGATGACCTTCCTCATCGTGACCGTGGCCTGGGTGGCACACACGAG ATTGTTCCAGGTTGTTGGGAAGATAGACGATACGCTTGCCCTGCTTAACCTG gcctgcaTGATGAGCATCACCTTCCTGCCGTTCACG TTTTCCTTGATGGTGGCCTTCCCCGAGGTGCCTTTGGGCATCctcctgttttgtgtgtgtgtgatggccGTCGGGGCCGTGCAG GCGCTGATCGTGGTCTACGCCTTCCACTGCCCCCACCTGCTGAGCCCCCAGATCGAGCGCTCGGCCCACCGGGCCCTCTACCGGCAGCACATCCTGGGCATCGTTCTCCGGGGCCCGGCGCTGTGCTTGGCTGCGGCCggcttctccctcttcttctacCCAGTG TCGTACCTGCTGATGGCGACAGTCATCTTCCTGCCCTACGTCAGCAAGGTCGCCGGCTGGTGCAGAGCCAGGCTTGTGG GCCCCAGGGAGCCCCCGGCTCACAGCCTGGAGATCTTCACCTTTGACCTGCACGAGCCGCTCAGCAAGGAAAGGGTGGAGGCCTTCAGCGACGGGGTGTACGCCATTGTGGCCACGCTGCTCATCCTGGACATCTG GAACCTGAGGACCTCGGAGGCAAAGCCCTTCAG TGAGGACAACGTCCCGGACTCCAAGGACGTGAAGGCGAAGTTCCACGGCAGCCTAGTGGCGGCGCTGGGCGCGTCTGGGCCGCACTTCCTGGCCTACTTCGGCTCCTTCGCCACGGTGGGCCTGCTCTGGTTCGCCCACCACTCGCTCTTCCTGCACATCCGCAAGGCCACGCAGCCCATGGGCCTGCTCAACACGCTCTCGCTGGCCTTCGTGGGCGGGCTGCCCCTGGCCTATCAGCAGACGTCGGCCTTCGCGAGGCGACCCCACGACGAGCTGGAGAGCGTACGAGTCAGCTGCGCCATCATCTTCTTCGCCAGCATCTTCCAGTTCGCCATCTGGACCACGGCGCTGCTGCAGGGGGGGGAGACGCTGCAGCCCTCGGTGCGGTTCGGGGGCCGGGAGCACGCGTTCATGTTCGCCAAGCTCGTGCTCTACCCCTGTGCCAGCCTGCTGGCCTTCGCCTGCACCTGCGTGCTCAGCAGCTTCAGCACGGCCATCTTCCACGCCATGCAGATCGCCGTGCCCTTCACCTTCCTCCTGCTGCGGCTTCTGGTGCGCTTGGCACTGGCCGGCCTGCGGGGCCTGCGGGGCCTGCGGGGTCTGGCCCGGCCCACACACACCCGGCCGGTGCCTGGGGCCACGGACGATGCGCAGTCCCcgctcctccctgctccctgctaG
- the TMEM175 gene encoding endosomal/lysosomal proton channel TMEM175 isoform X3 — MSGPQTPEPALGGRGASSTGSQDEDTADGIQSSHRMLSFSDALLSIIATVMILPVTHTEISPEQEFDKSVQKLLATRIAVYLMTFLIVTVAWVAHTRLFQVVGKIDDTLALLNLFSLMVAFPEVPLGILLFCVCVMAVGAVQALIVVYAFHCPHLLSPQIERSAHRALYRQHILGIVLRGPALCLAAAGFSLFFYPVSYLLMATVIFLPYVSKVAGWCRARLVGPREPPAHSLEIFTFDLHEPLSKERVEAFSDGVYAIVATLLILDICEDNVPDSKDVKAKFHGSLVAALGASGPHFLAYFGSFATVGLLWFAHHSLFLHIRKATQPMGLLNTLSLAFVGGLPLAYQQTSAFARRPHDELESVRVSCAIIFFASIFQFAIWTTALLQGGETLQPSVRFGGREHAFMFAKLVLYPCASLLAFACTCVLSSFSTAIFHAMQIAVPFTFLLLRLLVRLALAGLRGLRGLRGLARPTHTRPVPGATDDAQSPLLPAPC; from the exons ATGTCTGGGCCCCAGACCCCAGAGCCGGCCCTAGGTGGGCGGGGAGCCTCCTCCACGGGCTCACAGGACGAGGACACGGCTGACGGGATCCAGAGCTCGCATCGCATGCTCAGCTTCAGCGACGCGCTTCTGTCCATCATTGCCACCGTAATG ATCCTGCCTGTGACCCACACGGAGATCTCCCCGGAACAG GAGTTTGACAAGAGTGTCCAGAAACTTCTAGCGACGAGGATCGCTGTGTACCTGATGACCTTCCTCATCGTGACCGTGGCCTGGGTGGCACACACGAG ATTGTTCCAGGTTGTTGGGAAGATAGACGATACGCTTGCCCTGCTTAACCTG TTTTCCTTGATGGTGGCCTTCCCCGAGGTGCCTTTGGGCATCctcctgttttgtgtgtgtgtgatggccGTCGGGGCCGTGCAG GCGCTGATCGTGGTCTACGCCTTCCACTGCCCCCACCTGCTGAGCCCCCAGATCGAGCGCTCGGCCCACCGGGCCCTCTACCGGCAGCACATCCTGGGCATCGTTCTCCGGGGCCCGGCGCTGTGCTTGGCTGCGGCCggcttctccctcttcttctacCCAGTG TCGTACCTGCTGATGGCGACAGTCATCTTCCTGCCCTACGTCAGCAAGGTCGCCGGCTGGTGCAGAGCCAGGCTTGTGG GCCCCAGGGAGCCCCCGGCTCACAGCCTGGAGATCTTCACCTTTGACCTGCACGAGCCGCTCAGCAAGGAAAGGGTGGAGGCCTTCAGCGACGGGGTGTACGCCATTGTGGCCACGCTGCTCATCCTGGACATCTG TGAGGACAACGTCCCGGACTCCAAGGACGTGAAGGCGAAGTTCCACGGCAGCCTAGTGGCGGCGCTGGGCGCGTCTGGGCCGCACTTCCTGGCCTACTTCGGCTCCTTCGCCACGGTGGGCCTGCTCTGGTTCGCCCACCACTCGCTCTTCCTGCACATCCGCAAGGCCACGCAGCCCATGGGCCTGCTCAACACGCTCTCGCTGGCCTTCGTGGGCGGGCTGCCCCTGGCCTATCAGCAGACGTCGGCCTTCGCGAGGCGACCCCACGACGAGCTGGAGAGCGTACGAGTCAGCTGCGCCATCATCTTCTTCGCCAGCATCTTCCAGTTCGCCATCTGGACCACGGCGCTGCTGCAGGGGGGGGAGACGCTGCAGCCCTCGGTGCGGTTCGGGGGCCGGGAGCACGCGTTCATGTTCGCCAAGCTCGTGCTCTACCCCTGTGCCAGCCTGCTGGCCTTCGCCTGCACCTGCGTGCTCAGCAGCTTCAGCACGGCCATCTTCCACGCCATGCAGATCGCCGTGCCCTTCACCTTCCTCCTGCTGCGGCTTCTGGTGCGCTTGGCACTGGCCGGCCTGCGGGGCCTGCGGGGCCTGCGGGGTCTGGCCCGGCCCACACACACCCGGCCGGTGCCTGGGGCCACGGACGATGCGCAGTCCCcgctcctccctgctccctgctaG
- the TMEM175 gene encoding endosomal/lysosomal proton channel TMEM175 isoform X2 has product MSGPQTPEPALGGRGASSTGSQDEDTADGIQSSHRMLSFSDALLSIIATVMILPVTHTEISPEQEFDKSVQKLLATRIAVYLMTFLIVTVAWVAHTRLFQVVGKIDDTLALLNLACMMSITFLPFTFSLMVAFPEVPLGILLFCVCVMAVGAVQALIVVYAFHCPHLLSPQIERSAHRALYRQHILGIVLRGPALCLAAAGFSLFFYPVSYLLMATVIFLPYVSKVAGWCRARLVGPREPPAHSLEIFTFDLHEPLSKERVEAFSDGVYAIVATLLILDICEDNVPDSKDVKAKFHGSLVAALGASGPHFLAYFGSFATVGLLWFAHHSLFLHIRKATQPMGLLNTLSLAFVGGLPLAYQQTSAFARRPHDELESVRVSCAIIFFASIFQFAIWTTALLQGGETLQPSVRFGGREHAFMFAKLVLYPCASLLAFACTCVLSSFSTAIFHAMQIAVPFTFLLLRLLVRLALAGLRGLRGLRGLARPTHTRPVPGATDDAQSPLLPAPC; this is encoded by the exons ATGTCTGGGCCCCAGACCCCAGAGCCGGCCCTAGGTGGGCGGGGAGCCTCCTCCACGGGCTCACAGGACGAGGACACGGCTGACGGGATCCAGAGCTCGCATCGCATGCTCAGCTTCAGCGACGCGCTTCTGTCCATCATTGCCACCGTAATG ATCCTGCCTGTGACCCACACGGAGATCTCCCCGGAACAG GAGTTTGACAAGAGTGTCCAGAAACTTCTAGCGACGAGGATCGCTGTGTACCTGATGACCTTCCTCATCGTGACCGTGGCCTGGGTGGCACACACGAG ATTGTTCCAGGTTGTTGGGAAGATAGACGATACGCTTGCCCTGCTTAACCTG gcctgcaTGATGAGCATCACCTTCCTGCCGTTCACG TTTTCCTTGATGGTGGCCTTCCCCGAGGTGCCTTTGGGCATCctcctgttttgtgtgtgtgtgatggccGTCGGGGCCGTGCAG GCGCTGATCGTGGTCTACGCCTTCCACTGCCCCCACCTGCTGAGCCCCCAGATCGAGCGCTCGGCCCACCGGGCCCTCTACCGGCAGCACATCCTGGGCATCGTTCTCCGGGGCCCGGCGCTGTGCTTGGCTGCGGCCggcttctccctcttcttctacCCAGTG TCGTACCTGCTGATGGCGACAGTCATCTTCCTGCCCTACGTCAGCAAGGTCGCCGGCTGGTGCAGAGCCAGGCTTGTGG GCCCCAGGGAGCCCCCGGCTCACAGCCTGGAGATCTTCACCTTTGACCTGCACGAGCCGCTCAGCAAGGAAAGGGTGGAGGCCTTCAGCGACGGGGTGTACGCCATTGTGGCCACGCTGCTCATCCTGGACATCTG TGAGGACAACGTCCCGGACTCCAAGGACGTGAAGGCGAAGTTCCACGGCAGCCTAGTGGCGGCGCTGGGCGCGTCTGGGCCGCACTTCCTGGCCTACTTCGGCTCCTTCGCCACGGTGGGCCTGCTCTGGTTCGCCCACCACTCGCTCTTCCTGCACATCCGCAAGGCCACGCAGCCCATGGGCCTGCTCAACACGCTCTCGCTGGCCTTCGTGGGCGGGCTGCCCCTGGCCTATCAGCAGACGTCGGCCTTCGCGAGGCGACCCCACGACGAGCTGGAGAGCGTACGAGTCAGCTGCGCCATCATCTTCTTCGCCAGCATCTTCCAGTTCGCCATCTGGACCACGGCGCTGCTGCAGGGGGGGGAGACGCTGCAGCCCTCGGTGCGGTTCGGGGGCCGGGAGCACGCGTTCATGTTCGCCAAGCTCGTGCTCTACCCCTGTGCCAGCCTGCTGGCCTTCGCCTGCACCTGCGTGCTCAGCAGCTTCAGCACGGCCATCTTCCACGCCATGCAGATCGCCGTGCCCTTCACCTTCCTCCTGCTGCGGCTTCTGGTGCGCTTGGCACTGGCCGGCCTGCGGGGCCTGCGGGGCCTGCGGGGTCTGGCCCGGCCCACACACACCCGGCCGGTGCCTGGGGCCACGGACGATGCGCAGTCCCcgctcctccctgctccctgctaG
- the TMEM175 gene encoding endosomal/lysosomal proton channel TMEM175 isoform X6 produces MTFLIVTVAWVAHTRLFQVVGKIDDTLALLNLACMMSITFLPFTFSLMVAFPEVPLGILLFCVCVMAVGAVQALIVVYAFHCPHLLSPQIERSAHRALYRQHILGIVLRGPALCLAAAGFSLFFYPVSYLLMATVIFLPYVSKVAGWCRARLVGPREPPAHSLEIFTFDLHEPLSKERVEAFSDGVYAIVATLLILDIWNLRTSEAKPFSEDNVPDSKDVKAKFHGSLVAALGASGPHFLAYFGSFATVGLLWFAHHSLFLHIRKATQPMGLLNTLSLAFVGGLPLAYQQTSAFARRPHDELESVRVSCAIIFFASIFQFAIWTTALLQGGETLQPSVRFGGREHAFMFAKLVLYPCASLLAFACTCVLSSFSTAIFHAMQIAVPFTFLLLRLLVRLALAGLRGLRGLRGLARPTHTRPVPGATDDAQSPLLPAPC; encoded by the exons ATGACCTTCCTCATCGTGACCGTGGCCTGGGTGGCACACACGAG ATTGTTCCAGGTTGTTGGGAAGATAGACGATACGCTTGCCCTGCTTAACCTG gcctgcaTGATGAGCATCACCTTCCTGCCGTTCACG TTTTCCTTGATGGTGGCCTTCCCCGAGGTGCCTTTGGGCATCctcctgttttgtgtgtgtgtgatggccGTCGGGGCCGTGCAG GCGCTGATCGTGGTCTACGCCTTCCACTGCCCCCACCTGCTGAGCCCCCAGATCGAGCGCTCGGCCCACCGGGCCCTCTACCGGCAGCACATCCTGGGCATCGTTCTCCGGGGCCCGGCGCTGTGCTTGGCTGCGGCCggcttctccctcttcttctacCCAGTG TCGTACCTGCTGATGGCGACAGTCATCTTCCTGCCCTACGTCAGCAAGGTCGCCGGCTGGTGCAGAGCCAGGCTTGTGG GCCCCAGGGAGCCCCCGGCTCACAGCCTGGAGATCTTCACCTTTGACCTGCACGAGCCGCTCAGCAAGGAAAGGGTGGAGGCCTTCAGCGACGGGGTGTACGCCATTGTGGCCACGCTGCTCATCCTGGACATCTG GAACCTGAGGACCTCGGAGGCAAAGCCCTTCAG TGAGGACAACGTCCCGGACTCCAAGGACGTGAAGGCGAAGTTCCACGGCAGCCTAGTGGCGGCGCTGGGCGCGTCTGGGCCGCACTTCCTGGCCTACTTCGGCTCCTTCGCCACGGTGGGCCTGCTCTGGTTCGCCCACCACTCGCTCTTCCTGCACATCCGCAAGGCCACGCAGCCCATGGGCCTGCTCAACACGCTCTCGCTGGCCTTCGTGGGCGGGCTGCCCCTGGCCTATCAGCAGACGTCGGCCTTCGCGAGGCGACCCCACGACGAGCTGGAGAGCGTACGAGTCAGCTGCGCCATCATCTTCTTCGCCAGCATCTTCCAGTTCGCCATCTGGACCACGGCGCTGCTGCAGGGGGGGGAGACGCTGCAGCCCTCGGTGCGGTTCGGGGGCCGGGAGCACGCGTTCATGTTCGCCAAGCTCGTGCTCTACCCCTGTGCCAGCCTGCTGGCCTTCGCCTGCACCTGCGTGCTCAGCAGCTTCAGCACGGCCATCTTCCACGCCATGCAGATCGCCGTGCCCTTCACCTTCCTCCTGCTGCGGCTTCTGGTGCGCTTGGCACTGGCCGGCCTGCGGGGCCTGCGGGGCCTGCGGGGTCTGGCCCGGCCCACACACACCCGGCCGGTGCCTGGGGCCACGGACGATGCGCAGTCCCcgctcctccctgctccctgctaG